A window of the Buteo buteo chromosome 8, bButBut1.hap1.1, whole genome shotgun sequence genome harbors these coding sequences:
- the LCA5L gene encoding LOW QUALITY PROTEIN: lebercilin-like protein (The sequence of the model RefSeq protein was modified relative to this genomic sequence to represent the inferred CDS: inserted 2 bases in 1 codon; substituted 1 base at 1 genomic stop codon), whose translation MISQKKNVVAQQMSSASLHKIKELKNEICYLQHKLEASSLENHILKQLQCRHSKAIGRYENSGSNLVDLLESHYDEVRALRKLLRMSQENERNTSRKLRKVEAELLKAKNALQTLHMLSEDKALAEREELDHRLSAFTEKMEENDKRIQSLEKQLKLNNSTFSRQLANENKKAVETGIITKNLQMEIKSLHQKIKEKDRQLYIKNICANWMPKIPKDKSDSVPHEKSISINRSVQVDKQNFRSLLLSQYQTQETEKSPVWLTKEKMSSEGKNQKAEANEAYTDAQCRTEKHSTKKIPRPETFNRTCREYLREGRLLMEEYTCLEFMEESDLLKWELKKMMKTEQTPVSDNVKEKSQEEDAVEEYEKEEKKPDEQLNNSEKAGTKCVTPGPRNKTPIRLKKPPIFSEATENLHRGLLTSGAKSKKGSLCNHRHAGQDCSEPAESKMKNSFGLYEPSFGKVTKTRQKDSSTEAEGCAHMTFAERKKXLMKELFGPGCVXRDNHSSSNMRGMKKGK comes from the exons AtgatttcccagaaaaaaaatgtagtggCTCAGCAAATGTCATCAGCAAGCCTTCACAAAAttaaagagctgaaaaatgaaatatgttatTTACAACACAAATTAGAAGCATCAAGCTTAGAAAACCACATTTTGAAACAGCTTCAGTGTCGACACTCGAAAGCAATAGGTAGATATGAAAATTCAGGAAGTAACTTGGTGGATCTTTTAGAGAGTCATTATGATGAGGTGAGAGCTTTAAGGAAACTCCTGAGGATGTCTCAGGAGAATGAGAGAAATACATCCAGGAAGCTCAGAAAAGTTGAAGCAGAGCTGCTAAAAGctaaaaatgctttgcagaccTTGCATATGCTTTCAGAAGACAAAGCTCTTGCAGAGAGAGAGGAACTTGATCACAGATTATCAgcctttacagaaaaaatggaagagaatgATAAGAGAATACAG agcctggaaaagcagctgaagttgAACAATAGCACCTTTAGTCGTCAGCTGGCAAATGAGAACAAaaaagctgtggaaactggGATAATTACAAAGAACTtgcaaatggaaattaaatCTCTTCACCAAAAAATTAAG GAAAAAGATCGGCAACTTTACATAAAAAATATCTGTGCAAATTGGATGCCTAAAATCCCCAAAGACAAAAGTGATTCAGTACCTCATGAAAAAA GTATTAGTATAAACAGATCAGTACAAGTAGATAAACAGAATTTTAGATCACTGCTGCTGTCACAGTACCAAactcaggaaacagaaaaaagcccaGTTTGGCTAACAAAG GAGAAAATGTCTTCAGAAGGTAAGAATCAAAAAGCTGAAGCAAACGAAGCATACACAGATGCCCAATgtagaacagaaaagcattCAACCAAGAAAATACCAAGGCCAGAAACTTTTAATAGAACATGTAGAG aGTATTTAAGGGAGGGCAGACTACTGATGGAAGAATACACTTGTCTGGAATTTATGGAAGAGTCAGATTTGCTTAAATgggagctgaaaaaaatgatgaaaactgAACAAACACCTGTAAGTGACAATGTAAAAGAGAAGAGTCAAGAGGAAGATGCAGTggaagaatatgaaaaagaagaaaaaaagccagatgaACAGCTGAATAACAGCGAGAAGGCAGGGACTAAATGTGTTACTCCAGGtccaagaaacaaaacacccaTTAGGCTGAAAAAACCCCCCATATTCTCAGAAGCCACTGAGAATTTGCATCGTGGGCTTCTTACATCAGGTGCAAAATCAAAAAAAGGTAGTCTTTGCAACCATAGACATGCAGGTCAGGACTGCAGTGAACCAGCTgaatcaaaaatgaaaaattcctttGGGCTATATGAACCATCTTTTGGTAAAGTTACCAAAACAAGGCAGAAGGACAGTTCCACTGAAGCAGAAGGCTGCGCTCACATGACATTCgctgaaaggaaaaa tcttATGAAAGAACTCTTTGGACCAGGCTGTGTTTGAAGAGACAACCATTCAAGTTCTAACATGAGAGGAATGAAGAAAGGGAAGTGA
- the GET1 gene encoding guided entry of tail-anchored proteins factor 1 → MAESGAWLLVLSSVFLCNALKILLPSCSSIISRLLQKDAEQESQMRAEIQNMKQELSTISMMDEFARYARLERKINKMTDKLKTHVKARTAQLAKIKWVINIVFYILQAALMISLIWKYYSEPVTVLPSKWLAPLERLVAFPTGVAGGVGITCWLVVCNKVVAIMLHPFS, encoded by the exons aTGGCGGAGAGCGGCGCCTggctgctggtgctgagctCCGTCTTCCTCTGCAACGCTCTCAAgatcctcctgccctcctgctcctccatc aTATCCAGATTGTTACAAAAGGATGCAGAGCAGGAATCCCAAATGAGAGCTGAAATTCAGAACATGAAGCAAGAACTCTCAACCATTAGTATGATGGATGAGTTTGCTAGATATGCCCGTCTGGAAAGAAAGATTAACAAAATGACTGACAAGCTTAAAACTCATG tgAAAGCACGAACTGCCCAATTAGCCAAAATAAAGTGGGTTATAAATATTGTATTCTACATCTTACAa GCTGCCTTGATGATCTCTCTGATTTGGAAGTACTATTCTGAGCCGGTTACGGTGCTTCCAAGCAAATGGCTTGCTCCGCTGGAGCGCTTGGTAGCCTTTCCTACCGGGGTGGCAG GTGGTGTTGGAATTACATGTTGGCTTGTGGTTTGTAATAAAGTTGTAGCTATCATGCTACACCCTTTCAGCTGA